The Haliaeetus albicilla chromosome 4, bHalAlb1.1, whole genome shotgun sequence genomic sequence agcCACTGTCAGAATTAAAGCTGCTagaaggaaagaagcaaaaaaactcTGAAATAACAGAGTATCATATGGGAAGGGGGCCAGATAGATAGCATGTGGAACGATGAAAGCAGCATAGCAGGCAGAAAGTAAGGAAGGCGGAGGTGGAACTGAGCAAGGAGGTGTGCCAGCCTGCAAAGGAGTAGGGGAAAAACAGAGCCCCTAATCCTGGAAAATGGGAGGCCGTGATGCGGGCGAGAGGACAGTATGGAATGCAGAGCAAAACCCATAACGTGCACCATCAATGTCAGAGAGTTACACTACGTCATACTGACAGTTCTGAGGAACGTGAGCATGTCCAGAGGACGTAAAGACTTTAAGGACAAAGAGGCTTCTCCGTCCCAAGTAAGGCATCCCATCCCAAGAGGAGCTTCTCCATCTCAAGATGGAGGCTTCTCCATCCCGAATCAGTGGGGACAGCGCACGACTCCAGGGCTGGCTCagctttcaaatgaaaaggaacTCGATCGGATTGCTGTGGTGGTGAACAAAGCCTTCCAACTCTGGGCTTCAGAGGAGATGCCTTTTGAACTTAAAAACCGGGCTTTCCAGCAGTTTTACTCCTCCTCACTCTCTCTCCcgaatttaatttttttttcagagaactgCAGGTGCAGGTTTTTCTTACCATGCCCACCAGCAGTGTTTAAAATGAAGGTATGTCCAACAGCTGGGCAACCTTCCTGTGGCTCCCTAGAGAGTAAGTTACAAATCCTAGTGCTGAAAATACTCATTGCTTATTTTCACACCCACCACCAGTGTCACTTAAAGACAAAACGTGACTGACCCACCTAAAATTAAGCGTCTGTATGGCAGTCAGTAAAGGCCTTGAGGCCAAAACGTAGGTGATGCTGGGCATCAgccctgccaggcagctttgCAGGTAACAGAAGGCAAACACTGTCGTGTTTTTGTGTTAAATAAAGCAGTGTTTTGGTCGGGGACAAGAAAAAATGAGAGCAGCCATCCCACGTCTTGTCTCTAGCCTATCGCACACAGGTGTGTGTAACTTATTTAGTAcctggtgttttggttttgtttttaaaaccctGAGGTTTTAAACGCTGTGGCAGGTTTGGAcagagaaattttattttcaggggGTCTGGacgctgggaaaaaaaaaaaaataatgaggtGAAGGTAAAGCTTTCCTCAGCTGCTGGGTAAGTGACTTTCAGAAACGCGGGTCTTGGGCGGGAAAACCCTCGCGAGTGGCTTCGGCGGCCGAGGCCGAGCTCGACCCGCCGAAGCCACTCGCTGAGGCGGAGTCGCGTAATGgcggccgccgcgcccgccccgcccctttTACCTCACAGCGACGCGCCCGCCTCCGCTTCTCCCCCCTCCTGCCGCTCCCTCCGCCTTCCTTACGGTGGCCGCGGGCTCGCCGGTGGCGGCCGGTTGTTGTCCCCGCTCGGCGGTCTGGCCGGGTCGGGTTAAAGCGGTGAGGTGAGAGGCTCAGCCGGGTTATCGTCTTCGCCGTTTTTGGCGATGTCCGAGGGTGAGCAGGCCCGGCGAGGCCCTAGCCCGCCTTTTCACCGACAAACCGGGAGCTGGGCCGGGCCCTGAGCCGCCCAGGGCAGCGGGGTAACCCCGCAGTAGGCGCTGAGGAGCCGGCGAGGCCCGGAGCTGCCCCGGCTGAGGATGGGGATCCTCTTCACCAGGATATGGAGGCTGTTCAACCATCAGGGTGAGGAGCAAGGCGGCGGGGGAGGCCCTCTGGCCGCGCAGGTGCCGGGCCGGGCCTGAGGGCGAGCGCCGGCGGGGTGAGGGGACGGGTGCTCGCCGCTTGGGAAACCGCTTTtgggggggaggcgggagggctcGGTACGGCCGGGTTGGGTAGGGAATGGGTGCCAGCCCTTGTAAACCGCCACAGCTTTGGCCACCGGGGCTAAAGGGCGAGGTGACGGCGCTCCTCTCAGCCCTGGCCGGAGAGGGGGGGGTGGCCCGGGAGGACAATCTGCGGCCCGAAaagttggggagggggggtttaacctttttttttggttttttttcctcctctaagTCACGGGGAAGCTCGTTTCCTGGAAGGTGGATGTTAAATTATTAACGGGTACCGAAAGAATATAGCAGTGTTGCGTGGTAGCGTGTAGTTTCATCTTGTCGTCTGCAGAGTAGGCTTTATTAACGGGTTTGAGCGATAAACCTCCCTGTCTGGCAAAATTGCTCATTTGTGGAGTAAATATTATTTGTAACGCCTGTCTCCTTACAGTAAGGTTTTAATCAGAGTTGTAACTTTAACTATAAATCACATGCTGACGCTCTTACCCATGTTTATAAGGTCTTCTAAATTTGATTTTGAGTAAACTTCAGTATGCTTACACATGCACGTTGAATGTCCCAATGATATGCCCGTTAACACTTAGTGCAAatgcaacaaaatatttttgtcttgtaGCATCCAGCCCCACCTCAGATCTTCTGTTCCAGCTGATTTCCTAACATCCACTATGCTGGCAACATCACACCAGAAACAAAAGTTCCTAGTTATGTGGGGTCAGGTAAGCAGATATTTTTACAATATTGTGCAGTTATGCAAAGTTATTAAAACTGGACTTTatatttgaatgtatataagACAACTCTGCAAAACCACACAATATtgataaaaccaagaaaaccccACTTACCTGACCCCTatcccctccctctctcctctgtGATAAATCAATGCAAGTGTACTTTGCTAACAGAAGGAATTGATCTCTGGTTGTCTGAAGCTTGGGCAGATTTATAATGGCTTTTTGTTGCCCTTGTGgaccacgggggggggggggggcaagaaaGCCCCTTCTCACAAAGCTTTTACTTGCATGAATAGTCCCGTTGAAGCCAAGGTTATTTGTGCAAGTAAAAGTTGTGTAATATAGCTGGGAGCAGGCAGTGCTCGCTCATCCTGGAAATCATAAATCTGAATGTGCTTGACAACACCAGCTGTagaattcaaattcaattttgtGATGTATAGGAAAGAAGGTGCTAAATAGAAACAATAATTGATTCTGGCATTGAGCTCCAGAATGTGTTCGCGTATGTGTCAGAGCAGTTTTGTGTAGTCCTCATTGGTTCATCTAAAACTAAATTGGGTGAATGCGTACTGTAAAATATTCGTAGGCAAATCTGTTCTCCAGGTTCCAAACCTGCTGAAGGGAAAAGAGGACACTGAGGGAGACAGGTGGATCACCCTGCTTACAGTGCAAATTGCTGTGGTTTTTAACAACTCTTTGCAAAGAGATTAAGATGTTGCAGGTCATAATAAAAGTATGGCCTTGGAAACGACCATTAAACATGTAAGCATGTGTTCTGGAGAGTTGCTGTAGTTGGGGGGGGAATAGAGAGTACAGTCTGTTACAATCCGCAAAAATGTGTAGAAGCTTGGGAAAGGTTTCCAGCATGAAATTGCTCTAGCAgtttagagaaggaaaaaatccgCATGTAGTCTCTCAGAAATTGTTCCTGTAGATgtgcagatggggaaaaattGACAGTCGCTTACCTGCTCAGAACAGTACACGGGTTTGTACACCTCCACAGGCAGATGAACTTTTAGGTATGGTCCATGAAATGTGGCACCTGAAGTTTGGCAGTGTTTGTTTAGGAAATTGGACTAAAATGCAACACTAACCTTGTTTCATAACACAGTTGTTATCGTGATAGCAAAGTTAACTATGTGACTTActaatgatatttttatttcagagcacAAAGTAATCATTGTTGGCCTGGATAATGCAGGAAAAACCACCATTCTTTATCAATTGTAAGTATGAACTGCAGATGATGTTTCGTGTATTTCAGGGTGGGCATTGTATATATTACTCGGACTTGCTGTTGCTGCTTTCCCTGTTAGTTTTTACTTTGAGAGCATTACACTGAAGATTACTGAACAGTATAGGTGTCAGTGGGTCAAAGCGTGTGTTTAGAATTTGGAAAGGTCTGTATTTTGTCTGGTATATGAATAACGTTTTGTTCAGAGCTTTTATTTATCGGATTACATTGCAATTACCACTTAATCACAACTGCCTTTGGTGTCACCATGTAGGCTGTTTGCCAATTCCATAAAATATGATTCTGTTGAGGGCTGGCCACAGGACAATGCTGCTAAACCGATCCATGCCGCAGCATGTAAATAGTAAACAAATTCTTCTGTGAGTAGCAAAGCAGTGAAGCTTGACCTCTCCCTGCCAGGACTTGTGTCCTGTGTACCGAGATGTACTTTCATATCGTTTGTGGTATGGGATGATGGAGGAAGGCTGAGCGCTggctgaacccaggacagcatAGCTCTGCAGCTGGTGGCAGCCCATGCTGTCGTGCAGTTTCTGCCTTTAATAGTGGCATTGACTTTTGTTTGTCTTGCATTAACCTTGCTGCTGGTTTGCATGAAACTTGAATGAGCTTCGTATCTCTGGTCCTCAGCTGCATTTTGATAAAAGGGTACAAATTTGTCCACAGACTCAGAAGTTTCTAGGTGGGACAGGCAACTCAAGGTCTGTTTCTAACAGAAACAGTTGTGGGATTTCTCATGTGAAGTAGTCTGGTACTAGGAAGTGTTCCTGAGTCAGTATCAGAAATAATTCCTGTTAAGTGATGTGGCCATACTGGTCCAATCCTACACTTAAAATATGCTTTCTTAAAACGTTTGGGTTTTGTTAAATTATggtctgcttttgcttttctgaaacgTGAAACTCATGCAGCATTTCCAGCCACTTATGCCCTAGAACACTCTgcagagaaagtgaaaagatgAAGGTGGTTGTCATTATTTAAATCGGGAGtgagagattttaaaaagcgTAAATAgaatgaagaatattttttaagactAGTAACTGCTGCAGCTGAGGGCCGTCCTCAGTGCATTTTAATGCTGCATGTGTCTTTCCACTTCCTCCACAAATGTCTCATGATTCTTCTCATCTTCTTATTTCTGCAgtctcagtgttttcttttcccttttgtacAGTGGATCTCTGTAtgcctccttttcctttataCCCGTTTTAGCTCCACAGGACTTCCCCTTTTCTTGTATTCCCCTTCCCCTGTTTGCCGCTTTGACAGACCTCTCTGAGCACTGTACTCTGTTCCTCCTGCTTGACTCCTCCTTAAACCCTACCTCCATCTGTGCATATCCCATTTTTTCTCTTACCGTTTCCTTGTGGCAGATGAGTGTCCTGAGCATGATTGTATATGTTTAACTCTTTTAATAAGAGATGGGCAGAGATAACTAGTAGGACAACTACTGTTGGTTAGTGCACCGGCTGTTACTTTGATGTCGTGAAGGGTCACAGCAGACGTTGGAGTGGTGATTCTTCTAACAGATCACAGCAGCTCCACAGACACTTCATTTCTTCCCATTCTGGTACGCacatctcctccctccctccatgcCCTCAGGTAGCAGTAGGATTTTGTGATCAGGTGTCTAGAAATGCCATTAAGCTTCATGCTCACCTTGTTTcagtggggaggagggaaaaatcCACCTATCGTATCGCAAACTGCAAGATGCCAGCAGTTTGAATGCGAAAGGCTGCAGGTTCAGTCAAGGAAAGGGGATTCATGATATGTCTCTTCCAAGCATTAAAAGAACTCtgttaaaacctgttttttaaaaatgaaattggcCACAGGCATCTTCTTATATCATTGTTATCCTTAATCTGATTTTATGGTTCTTTCTTCTaatccttctctttcctttataTAGTTGCCTTCAAATGTGTGTGGTGAAAAGGTTTCTTGTTATATGCTGCTAAGACACTGGGTAACTGGGTTTCCTTTTCAGAACACTGGACCATCCCTTTATCTCCTTGGTTTTCCGTAACTTCTTCAAGAAATATTCTAGCACTGTTAAAAGTCTTAAATTGCTGTCACTGTTAACTGAAAGCTCTGCTAAAGGTTCAAGAAATGCTcgtttaaaatgagaaaatatatgatcagaagaaaaaataattaagttctTTGAAAATGGTTGACATTTTCCTTGAAgctacttttaatttttttgcatattcCAGACAGCAgagtttaaataatttgaacTTCAGGAGTATCCAGGGTACACGTTTGGTTATCACTATTGATGTGCAACTGGTGGTCTTAATGACAAAGTTGCACTCAGTATCTCTAAAACAAGagatttgaaatatttaatgtctGCATTTGTCTCCAAAAAGTAGTGTTATTGGACTGTGctgaaaggagaagaggaggaagttTGGACGTAAAGCAACTGAATTGTGAAGAAAGTAGCTCTTAGTGGCCTATACTGGAAGGAGAGCGAGGTGTAGTATGTTTGGTGGAGCTGGATGATGAGCTGTTTTTCTGCAACCTTGGAAATCTTCTGGCTTAACCACATTCTTGAAGCAAAACAACTGCTCTCTCCCATGCGTGCCAAAATCagcctggaaaaagaaaagctgactgCTTAAAACAGCTTCTGAAGCAAATATTCTCTCAGCTTTATGATTTAATTATAATACAGTTTTGTTCATGAATGCTCTCTCAGCTCTATAATTCAATTATTACATAGTTCACTGAGTCCTTTTTTTAAcgctatttttatttatttttattcgCCTTCCACCGTCAAACCTTATCTCTATTTGCTGCATAAGGAGTGTTCGCTATAATTGTCCCACTAAGCTTTCTACCTCGGAATAACCATCAACTTTAGTTTTGATAGAAGTAGGTCAATTTGGAATCCTAAAACGCTCAATAATGCAGGTAACTTGCCAGTTTTTGCCGTTTCTCACCGAGTCGctctcttccccctgcagctccaTGAATGAAGTGGTGCATACCTCGCCCACCATAGGGAGTAACGTGGAAGAGATAGTGGTTAACAACACGCGCTTTCTGATGTGGGATATCGGAGGGCAGGAGTCTCTTCGGTCTTCGTGGAACACCTACTATACAAACACTGAGGTGAGAATGAACGCCTTGCTGGAAGACTCAGTGTGACCATTGCTGGTGAAGGGAGTGCAGCATACCCGAGATCTGTACCGGACACGCTTCCAGAGGGCTGTGTTTGTGCTTTGAATGTTACCCTAGCTACTTCAGGGTActcctgttttgatttttgaagTCTCCTCCTGAGCAAGCTGTTGTACAGCTCGCTTTTATATTTCTTGTGTAAGATGCATAGTATGGAGTtgcaattaaaaacaatttgtAAGGATTCTGTGGCTGGGGATCTGTGGCCTTTAGGGTGGGTACTCAGTTTGTCTCAGTATTGCAGATCCCCATGTTCACAGGTCCTCCCTTGTGGACCATGACGGCTCTATCTCTGTAGCAGGTACTCCAAAACCCGTCTAACCCCTCAGGAGTAAGACTGAAAGCCTAAAAGTTTTCCTTCAAGACTGTGGGAACTTTGTCTTGCAAGCTCCCGTGACCAATTTACTTAAGCACCCCCAAGAATTTTAAGAGCTCTTTAGCAATGAAGTTGCAGCACATATACCGAACTTGATTAAATAATGATTTAAATCAAGGTTTCCTATGTGTTACCAAATGtggttttaaaaagaagttattttttataataattAACTTTGTTCTCCTGTGCTTCCCTGTAAGATGCTATGATGTGTATCTGCATGTATGGTCTTGAACTATGAAgcttatgggttttttttaaatcccttgcAAATATCTGTTTGCATGTTAGTATTCGAAGTAGAGGGAGAAAGCTGATACAATTTACCTTTTTAAGGCTGCAGCAAATTGTTTGAGGGATCTGCGCGCTACCTCAGTTGTGctaagcaaagaacaaaaacagATCCAGGATTATAGAGAAACGCTTGCTTTCAGTATAaatttttcacttgaaaatgGAAAACGGAAAGTCAAAATATGTGTCAGGACTACCTTTGTATACAAGCCATGGCATAAGCTGTCAATTGTACCAGTGCTACGGGTAATCACGCTCTGGCTGGGAGAAGTGTATCTGGAATAGGGTGGTATCTGATAATCCAGCTGACTGTCTAGATAATGTGATGGGAACAGTAACCTGTTCGGCTGACAAGTGTGCGGCCAGAAAGATAGAGTTTGTTCTCTGACtaacttttaactttttaaagtttgtgATAGTTGTTGTGGACAGcacagacagagagagaattTCTGTGACTAAAGAAGAACTGTATAAAATGTTAGCACATGAGGTGAGTAGaccctgtgttttctttgttttattatttattgtggGTAAGATCTGGATGATACATGTTAAGGGAAGCAGATTTGCAAGCTGTTTGTGAAAGTTCTCACTTATGCCTGCTAGCTGGAGACAGACCAGTATGGAGAGAGGCCTCTCCAAGTGAAGCCCAAGGCAAACATTAACAGTCACATTCTCCCAGCTGTGGGTAGTACTGTATCAGAGCTGTCTTGTTCCTGCTAGAGGCTCTGTCTTTTGTGAAGCTCGCAATAAAGCTGTAAATTAATACCAGATTACTGAAGAGGACTTCCACAAAAATAGCTTTTCAACTTCTGCGTACTTCAGTGAAACAGAAGTCAGGACCTTTAAATGACTTTTGTGGTTTTTATACTTCAATCCATGTTAATAGCTGaatgagattattttaaaaaacattgtttCCTCCAACAACTTAATTACTATTTTTGATAGCTTCATGGTTGcttgatgttttctgttttctgttttcatggtGAAACAGATACAGCCTTAATAATATGTCTTAGAGCAACCAGCTATAAAACTGAAGAAACGGACTGCCTATAGCTATAGTAGCCATCATTCTACGTGTACATGGAATTACAGAATGAGAGTATAATTCGCTAACTTGTAAAGACCCTCTTTAAAACTGAGCCCTGTGTCAGGTTTAAAACTGAGCTGTCTGGGTGTGATTCAGAAATGCTGGACTGCCGTGTAAGCCAAGGAGCACCTATTGCATGACCTGAATGTCCCAAAGACTTAATCTAGCCATGCAGTGCAGCAGGACCAAAACCCTGATTTTTACTAAAGATGTGTTTGTATAAGGTTGGCTACTGCTGAGACTCGTAAGATGAGTTCAATGGAAACTGGATCAGTTTGTATGAGATGACACTGAGCTTCCAAATATAAGTGTCAGAATACAAAGATGTACATAAAATGGATGGCATTGTATCCCAAAATATTATGTCTATATTTAAACTGTAGCCACTGTTTAGTAGATGACTGCAGGAAAGGCAAAGACTGCCTCTGTATTTCCTTTGAGTGACCATGGTAATCTGAAGCATTTGAGAAAAAACAAGTGCTTTGCCTGGTGTCTTGAATTTCTAATTTTGggtatttaaatgaaaattatgtttaatAAGATCTAATAAAGTAGGTCTGACTTTCTTGGTTTGGTGGAGTGTTAAATGTGGCATGGAGGGACTGTTGCCATTGGGCCTGCTGCTGTCATAATTAGAATTTCAGAAATGTGCTCTTCAGTCTGTTGCGGTTGCTAAACAAAATTGcatcttctgttttttaatctATAAAGGAAGATGCAGAAGTTGTTAACAAACTGAATTTGAAATGAGGGAAGTCTGGAACTCCAAGCAGCATGAATGCCCTTGCTTCGTGTTGGGAGACTATTTCTGTGCTCCAAAAGCACCCATCTAACAGTAAAGGTGCCCATTGTTTTACGACAGGATGTTTTCAGTATATTCTGCTAACTCTCCAGGTGCTATGCTGTTTGAAGAGAACAACAATACataaaagctgaaatgaaagTCAGGTGTTTATTTAGAATAGGTTTTCCTTGCAGTCCttgaaaatcttttatttctgctaatCAATTCAATTGCATTTTTGTTAAGGCAAAAATGAGTTGCCCGGGTCAGTTCCAGCTATTTTCTGGCCGGTAGATCGTTTGGGAATTAATATTACTGCTTGT encodes the following:
- the ARL5A gene encoding LOW QUALITY PROTEIN: ADP-ribosylation factor-like protein 5A (The sequence of the model RefSeq protein was modified relative to this genomic sequence to represent the inferred CDS: deleted 2 bases in 1 codon), with amino-acid sequence MEAVQPSGIQPHLRSSVPADFLTSYAGNITPETKVPSYVGSEHKVIIVGLDNAGKTTILYQFSMNEVVHTSPTIGSNVEEIVVNNTRFLMWDIGGQESLRSSWNTYYTNTEFVIVVVDSTDRERISVTKEELYKMLAHEDLKKAGLLIFANKQDVKECMTVAEISQFLKLTSIKDHQWHIQACCALTGEGLCQGLEWMMSRLKIR